One Sphingobium sp. Z007 genomic region harbors:
- a CDS encoding acyl-CoA dehydrogenase family protein: MLTEIQAAIRDTVRDFAQDHIRPHSARFEAEGGYPPALFQEMAGLGLWGMTAPEAFGGAETDAVSYALALMEIAAADGALSTIVSIQNSILVSGLLKDGSDAQKARFLPDLIGGRTIGAFALTEADAGSDASAVRTRAVKVDGGWRITGSKQFITSGKIAGLTMIVAVTDADAGKKGLSVFIVPTDRPGYDVDKVEHKMGQGASDTCALRFDHMFVEDDLLIGQPGQGYRIALANLETGRIGIAAQCVGMAQAALDIAVAYAKDRKSFGKAIMEHQAVGFRLADLATRLEAARQLVLHAARIKDAGLPCLAEASMAKLFASEAAEAIVSGALQTLGGYGYLEEYGVAKIYRDVRVCQIYEGTSDIQRMVIARSL; the protein is encoded by the coding sequence ATGCTAACCGAGATTCAGGCGGCCATCCGCGATACCGTGCGCGACTTCGCGCAGGACCATATTCGGCCGCACAGCGCCCGCTTCGAAGCGGAAGGCGGCTATCCGCCCGCATTGTTCCAGGAGATGGCAGGGCTTGGCCTGTGGGGCATGACCGCACCCGAAGCCTTTGGCGGCGCGGAAACCGACGCTGTATCCTATGCGCTGGCGCTGATGGAGATCGCGGCCGCCGACGGAGCGCTCTCCACCATCGTCTCGATCCAGAACTCCATCCTCGTCTCCGGCTTGCTCAAGGACGGCAGCGACGCGCAGAAGGCGCGCTTCCTGCCCGACCTGATCGGCGGGCGGACGATTGGCGCCTTTGCGCTGACCGAGGCCGACGCCGGGTCCGACGCCTCGGCAGTGCGCACCCGCGCCGTAAAAGTCGACGGCGGCTGGCGCATCACCGGGTCCAAACAGTTCATCACGTCGGGCAAGATCGCTGGCCTTACGATGATCGTCGCCGTTACAGATGCTGATGCTGGCAAGAAGGGCCTGTCCGTCTTCATCGTCCCAACCGACCGGCCCGGCTATGACGTGGACAAGGTCGAACATAAGATGGGGCAGGGGGCGTCGGACACCTGCGCGCTGCGCTTCGACCACATGTTCGTGGAGGACGACCTGCTGATCGGCCAACCCGGCCAAGGCTACCGCATTGCGCTCGCCAATCTGGAGACGGGTCGCATCGGCATCGCTGCCCAATGTGTCGGCATGGCGCAGGCCGCGCTCGACATCGCGGTCGCCTATGCCAAGGATCGCAAGAGTTTCGGCAAGGCGATCATGGAGCATCAGGCGGTGGGCTTCCGCCTCGCCGACCTCGCGACCCGGCTGGAGGCGGCGCGGCAGCTCGTCCTGCATGCCGCACGGATCAAGGATGCGGGCCTGCCCTGCCTCGCCGAAGCGTCGATGGCCAAATTGTTCGCGTCCGAAGCGGCCGAGGCGATCGTGTCCGGCGCGCTCCAGACGCTGGGCGGCTATGGCTATCTGGAGGAATATGGCGTCGCCAAAATCTATCGCGACGTGCGCGTGTGCCAGATTTACGAAGGCACATCGGATATCCAGCGCATGGTCATCGCGCGCAGTCTTTAA
- a CDS encoding acetyl-CoA C-acyltransferase — MQDDPIVIAGYARTPMGGFQGALSSVKATDLGAAAVKAAVERAGVAIDAIDRIYMGCVLPAGLGQAPARQAALGAGLGLNTEATTVNKMCGSGMQAAIMAHEALASGAADIVIAGGMESMSNAPYALPKHRGGARIGHDRIVDTMMMDGLEDAYEPGKAMGVFAEEAVRDYQFTREDQDAYAIRSLDRANAAIGSGAFVREITPVTVKARGGDTVVDTDEQPGKAKPEKIPSLKPAFAKDGTITAANASSISDGAAALVMTRASVAAKLGLKTVATVVATAAHAHEPSKFTTAPVPAMRKVLEKAGWSVADVDLFEVNEAFAVVAMIAVKELGIPDDRINVNGGATALGHPIGASGARILATLIAALETRGLKRGVASLCIGGGEATAMAIELI; from the coding sequence ATGCAGGACGATCCCATTGTAATCGCAGGCTATGCGCGCACCCCGATGGGCGGGTTCCAAGGTGCCTTGTCGTCGGTCAAGGCCACCGATCTGGGCGCCGCCGCGGTCAAGGCCGCGGTCGAGCGCGCGGGCGTGGCGATTGATGCCATCGACCGCATCTATATGGGCTGTGTCCTGCCCGCTGGCCTGGGGCAAGCGCCTGCGCGACAGGCGGCACTGGGTGCCGGTCTTGGCCTCAATACAGAGGCTACTACGGTCAACAAGATGTGCGGCTCCGGTATGCAGGCCGCGATCATGGCGCATGAGGCCCTTGCCAGCGGCGCGGCCGATATCGTGATCGCGGGCGGCATGGAAAGCATGAGCAACGCGCCCTACGCCCTGCCCAAGCATCGCGGGGGCGCTCGCATCGGCCATGATCGCATCGTCGACACGATGATGATGGATGGCCTGGAAGACGCCTATGAACCGGGCAAGGCGATGGGCGTGTTCGCCGAAGAAGCGGTGCGCGACTATCAGTTCACGCGGGAGGATCAGGACGCCTACGCCATCCGTTCGCTCGACCGCGCCAATGCCGCGATCGGCAGCGGCGCGTTCGTGCGCGAAATCACGCCTGTCACGGTCAAGGCGCGCGGCGGCGACACCGTCGTCGATACCGACGAGCAGCCCGGCAAAGCCAAGCCGGAGAAGATTCCCTCGCTTAAGCCCGCCTTCGCCAAGGATGGCACCATCACGGCTGCCAACGCTTCGTCCATCTCGGACGGCGCGGCCGCGCTGGTCATGACCCGCGCCAGCGTGGCGGCGAAGCTGGGCCTCAAGACGGTGGCGACGGTCGTCGCGACCGCTGCGCACGCCCACGAACCGTCCAAATTCACTACCGCGCCGGTGCCGGCCATGCGCAAAGTGCTGGAGAAGGCCGGCTGGTCGGTCGCCGATGTCGACCTGTTCGAGGTCAACGAAGCCTTTGCCGTGGTCGCCATGATCGCCGTGAAGGAACTGGGCATCCCGGACGACCGGATCAACGTCAATGGCGGCGCGACCGCGCTCGGCCATCCGATCGGCGCGTCGGGCGCGCGCATCCTGGCGACGCTGATCGCGGCCCTGGAAACGCGCGGCCTGAAGCGCGGGGTCGCCAGCCTGTGCATTGGCGGCGGCGAAGCCACCGCCATGGCGATCGAACTGATCTGA
- a CDS encoding SDR family NAD(P)-dependent oxidoreductase, with the protein MDINGVAAIVTGGASGLGRATATMLAQQGARVAIFDLNEEAGQATAQALGGVYVAVDVANDVSVSAGLDAAEAAHGVARILVNCAGIAPAIKTVGKENAPHPLDAFAKTVTVNLIGSFNMIAKFSARLAAAEEIDGERGVIVNTASVAAYDGQIGQAAYSASKGGVVGMTLPIARDLAQHKIRVMTIAPGIFLTPMLEAFPQNVQDALGAQVPHPSRLGKPSEYAQLVESIVRNPMLNGEVIRLDGAIRMAPR; encoded by the coding sequence ATGGACATCAACGGCGTAGCAGCGATCGTTACCGGCGGCGCATCGGGCCTGGGCAGGGCGACGGCGACGATGCTGGCGCAGCAGGGCGCTAGAGTCGCGATCTTCGACCTGAATGAAGAGGCCGGGCAGGCGACCGCGCAAGCGCTGGGAGGTGTCTATGTCGCTGTCGATGTCGCGAACGACGTCAGCGTTTCCGCGGGTCTGGACGCGGCGGAGGCGGCGCATGGCGTCGCCCGCATCCTGGTCAATTGCGCGGGGATCGCCCCGGCGATCAAGACGGTGGGCAAGGAGAATGCGCCCCATCCGCTTGATGCCTTCGCCAAGACGGTGACGGTCAACCTGATCGGCAGCTTCAATATGATCGCCAAATTTTCCGCCCGGCTCGCCGCGGCGGAGGAGATAGACGGCGAACGCGGCGTCATCGTCAACACCGCCTCGGTCGCGGCCTATGACGGGCAGATCGGCCAAGCGGCCTATAGCGCATCCAAGGGTGGCGTGGTCGGCATGACCCTGCCGATCGCCCGCGACCTGGCCCAGCACAAGATCCGCGTGATGACGATCGCGCCCGGCATCTTCCTGACACCCATGCTGGAAGCCTTCCCGCAAAATGTGCAGGACGCCTTGGGCGCGCAGGTGCCGCACCCCAGCCGCCTTGGCAAACCATCCGAATATGCGCAACTGGTGGAAAGCATCGTCCGCAATCCGATGCTCAACGGCGAGGTCATCCGCCTGGACGGCGCGATCCGCATGGCGCCGCGCTAG
- a CDS encoding helix-turn-helix transcriptional regulator has protein sequence MAQREELSRFLKAARAKLAPSEVGLPPGERRRTRGLRREEVATLAGMSVTWYTWFEQGREVQLSAPMLERLSRTLRLSPNEREFLFALAQHRPPPLACRPDETIHAGTQHLMDALSIPALVIVEDWTVIGWNRLVARAFRDYSAMPREERNLFRILMLNPRYRADPDKFQDMCRRLIARFKWDYSRTAQPEVFEGIIADMMDQSEFFRRYWQESEIMAHFEDTNIADMPGVGEIMFRHTSYAIEEAPGQRLLLFAPLDDVSAARLAKLVADTEVEALA, from the coding sequence ATGGCACAACGGGAAGAATTGTCGCGGTTCCTGAAAGCCGCGCGGGCGAAGCTGGCCCCGTCTGAAGTCGGACTGCCGCCCGGCGAACGCCGCCGCACGCGTGGGCTTCGGCGCGAAGAGGTGGCGACGCTCGCGGGGATGAGCGTCACCTGGTACACCTGGTTCGAGCAGGGCCGGGAGGTGCAGCTATCCGCGCCGATGCTGGAGCGATTGAGCCGCACGCTGCGCCTCAGCCCCAATGAGCGCGAATTTCTCTTCGCCCTGGCCCAGCATCGGCCGCCGCCGCTGGCGTGTCGCCCGGACGAGACGATCCATGCCGGCACCCAGCATCTGATGGACGCGCTGTCTATCCCTGCGCTGGTGATCGTGGAGGATTGGACGGTGATCGGCTGGAACCGGCTCGTCGCGCGCGCCTTTCGCGATTATAGCGCCATGCCGCGCGAGGAACGCAACCTGTTCCGCATCCTGATGCTGAACCCGCGCTATCGCGCCGACCCGGACAAGTTCCAGGATATGTGCCGCCGCCTGATCGCCCGTTTCAAATGGGATTATAGCCGCACCGCCCAGCCGGAGGTGTTCGAAGGCATCATCGCCGACATGATGGACCAGTCCGAATTTTTCCGCCGCTATTGGCAGGAGTCGGAGATCATGGCCCATTTCGAGGACACCAATATCGCCGACATGCCGGGCGTTGGCGAAATCATGTTCCGCCACACCAGCTATGCGATAGAGGAAGCACCGGGGCAGCGGCTATTGCTGTTCGCGCCACTGGACGATGTGAGCGCGGCGCGGCTGGCCAAGCTGGTGGCCGATACGGAGGTCGAGGCGCTGGCGTGA
- a CDS encoding 3-keto-5-aminohexanoate cleavage protein, with protein MTCAVTGSSPMPTHPNFPFRPDHVAAEALAAAEAGAAIIHLHVRDRETGVPSQALDDYREVVGLIRAKNNEVILNVTTGPGCTWMQGDEDPAVCGPGTLMFTAERRLEHILDLKPDMCTLDICTMQLWGGVAINLDPMITKMGHMIQDAGVLPEIECFEAGDFVFADDLMAKGAIPKGVPFTFVLGTKYGLPATPEAMLYAKNQIPRGAQFTGFGVSRHSFPMAAQSALLGGNIRVGFEDTIYLRRGRQAADNADLVRWGVEMIERIGGDIASAGEARAMLGLKQ; from the coding sequence GTGACATGCGCGGTGACGGGAAGTTCGCCGATGCCCACGCACCCCAATTTCCCCTTCCGCCCCGATCATGTCGCCGCCGAAGCGCTGGCGGCGGCCGAAGCGGGCGCGGCGATCATCCACCTGCATGTGCGCGACCGCGAAACCGGCGTCCCGTCGCAGGCGCTGGACGATTATCGGGAGGTCGTGGGCCTGATCCGGGCGAAGAATAACGAAGTCATCCTGAACGTCACGACCGGGCCGGGCTGCACCTGGATGCAGGGCGATGAAGACCCCGCCGTCTGCGGCCCCGGCACATTGATGTTCACGGCCGAACGGCGGCTGGAGCATATTCTCGACCTCAAGCCCGACATGTGTACGCTCGACATTTGCACGATGCAGCTATGGGGCGGAGTGGCGATCAATCTCGACCCCATGATCACCAAGATGGGGCATATGATCCAGGACGCCGGCGTGCTGCCGGAGATCGAATGTTTCGAGGCGGGTGATTTCGTCTTTGCCGACGACCTGATGGCCAAGGGCGCCATTCCCAAGGGGGTGCCCTTCACCTTCGTCCTGGGCACCAAATATGGCCTGCCCGCGACGCCCGAAGCCATGCTCTATGCCAAGAACCAAATTCCGCGCGGCGCGCAGTTCACCGGCTTTGGCGTCAGCCGCCACAGCTTCCCGATGGCGGCGCAGTCGGCGCTGCTGGGCGGCAACATCCGCGTGGGGTTCGAGGATACGATCTACCTGCGGCGGGGCAGGCAGGCGGCGGACAATGCCGATCTGGTGCGCTGGGGTGTCGAAATGATCGAGCGGATCGGCGGCGACATCGCCAGCGCGGGTGAAGCGCGTGCGATGCTCGGCTTGAAACAATAA
- a CDS encoding SDR family NAD(P)-dependent oxidoreductase produces MTQATQAPMGDVSGKTAFITGGADGIGLGIARALLRAGANVVIADIRKDALARAKADLAADAQVETVQLDVTDRAGFVRAADAAEARFDKIHMLIGNAGVGVLGPVLEARFDDWDWGLGVNLGGVINGLVTILPRIRAHGEGGQIVTTSSQSALIPINGSAIYTAAKAAVLGLSEAIRGELAAVNIGVSAFMPGPVQSNIGHSSQLRPDAFRENSGYRQHEAAMEQRPVSPLWMSADEVGERVLAGIRANDLYILTHPEFADGMRTRFDAILASMPDERINQERAGAIGFLLSNPVFDDQLARRTAQEPVA; encoded by the coding sequence ATGACGCAGGCAACTCAGGCGCCCATGGGCGACGTAAGCGGCAAGACCGCCTTCATCACCGGTGGGGCGGACGGCATCGGTCTTGGCATCGCGCGCGCGCTGTTGCGGGCAGGGGCCAATGTGGTGATCGCCGACATTCGCAAGGATGCACTGGCGCGGGCGAAGGCGGACCTGGCCGCCGATGCGCAGGTGGAAACGGTGCAGTTGGACGTCACCGACCGGGCCGGATTCGTCCGCGCGGCCGACGCGGCGGAGGCGCGCTTTGACAAGATCCATATGCTGATCGGCAATGCCGGGGTTGGCGTGCTGGGCCCGGTGCTGGAGGCGCGGTTCGATGACTGGGACTGGGGGCTTGGCGTCAATCTGGGCGGGGTCATCAACGGTCTGGTCACTATCCTGCCCCGGATCAGGGCGCATGGCGAAGGCGGGCAGATCGTCACCACCTCCTCGCAATCGGCGCTGATCCCGATCAACGGATCAGCCATCTATACCGCGGCTAAGGCGGCGGTGCTGGGCCTGTCCGAAGCGATCCGGGGGGAGCTGGCCGCGGTCAATATCGGCGTATCGGCGTTCATGCCGGGACCGGTGCAAAGCAATATCGGCCATAGCAGCCAGTTGCGCCCGGACGCCTTCCGCGAAAATAGCGGTTATCGCCAGCATGAGGCAGCGATGGAGCAGCGGCCAGTCTCGCCGCTGTGGATGAGCGCCGATGAAGTGGGCGAACGGGTGCTGGCCGGCATCCGCGCCAACGACCTGTATATCCTGACCCACCCTGAATTTGCGGACGGTATGCGCACGCGGTTCGACGCGATCCTGGCGTCTATGCCGGACGAACGCATCAACCAGGAACGGGCGGGCGCCATCGGCTTCCTGCTGTCCAATCCGGTGTTCGACGATCAATTGGCCCGGCGGACCGCGCAGGAACCAGTCGCATGA
- a CDS encoding SDR family oxidoreductase gives MTHVAGRTAFITGGGSGVALGQAKVFAQAGCRVAIADIRQDHLDEAMAWFDGRGHEVMAVKLDITDRDAYARAADEVEARLGPVELLFNTAGVSIFGPLQNATYDDWDWQLDVNLRGVINGIQTFVPRMIKRGNGGHIVNTASMSAFVALKGTGIYCTSKMAIRGLTECLALDLADHGIGVSMLCPGAVNSNIHEAVLTRPAHQQNTGYYGADPGVMAHLKQVIAVGMEPEVLAQYVLKGVEDDQLYILPYPEFRGTLEDIHARVMAAVARPEDDPDYEKRVAHGVPGGEKRETVEN, from the coding sequence ATGACGCACGTCGCGGGGCGCACCGCCTTCATCACCGGCGGCGGATCGGGCGTGGCGCTGGGGCAGGCGAAGGTCTTTGCGCAGGCCGGGTGCAGGGTCGCGATCGCCGACATCAGGCAGGACCATCTCGATGAGGCCATGGCCTGGTTCGACGGGCGCGGGCATGAGGTGATGGCGGTGAAGCTGGATATCACCGACCGTGATGCCTATGCCCGCGCCGCCGACGAGGTGGAGGCCCGGCTGGGGCCGGTGGAACTGCTGTTCAACACGGCGGGCGTGTCGATCTTCGGGCCTTTGCAGAACGCGACCTATGATGATTGGGACTGGCAGCTGGACGTCAATCTGCGCGGTGTCATCAACGGTATCCAGACCTTCGTGCCGCGGATGATCAAACGGGGCAATGGCGGGCATATCGTCAATACCGCGTCGATGTCCGCCTTCGTCGCGCTCAAGGGGACGGGCATTTACTGTACGTCGAAGATGGCGATCCGGGGCCTCACCGAATGTCTGGCGCTGGACCTGGCCGATCATGGCATCGGCGTGTCGATGCTCTGCCCCGGCGCGGTCAACAGCAACATCCACGAAGCGGTGCTGACCCGGCCGGCACATCAGCAGAATACCGGCTATTATGGCGCGGACCCTGGCGTGATGGCCCATCTTAAGCAGGTGATCGCGGTCGGCATGGAGCCGGAAGTGCTGGCGCAATATGTGTTGAAGGGCGTCGAGGACGACCAGCTTTATATCCTGCCCTATCCCGAATTTCGCGGGACGCTGGAGGACATCCACGCACGCGTCATGGCGGCGGTGGCGCGGCCGGAGGACGATCCCGATTACGAGAAGCGCGTCGCCCATGGCGTGCCTGGCGGCGAGAAGCGGGAGACGGTCGAGAATTAG
- a CDS encoding amidohydrolase family protein, translated as MPVDPTKVIAIDVHVHAEVSCHDPEDPVMAKYFDAASAYFKADRKRPTIPETIAYYRAQNIAFCLFTVDCESGIGAKRISNYEVAELAANDSDIVIPFASIDPRKGKYGAREARDLVENYGVKGFKFHGIMQDCHPADRVAYPIYEVIAEYKLPAIFHTGHSGMGTGMRGGGGVRLKYGQPILVDDVAVDFPDMKIILAHPSWPWTDESLSMALHKDNVFMDLSGWSPKYFPKQVIQYANTQLKHKMLFGSDWPLIRPEKWIDAAREAGFRDEVLPLIMKDNAVKLLGLG; from the coding sequence ATGCCCGTTGATCCCACGAAAGTCATCGCCATCGACGTGCATGTTCATGCCGAAGTGTCGTGCCACGATCCCGAAGACCCGGTGATGGCGAAATATTTCGACGCCGCATCCGCCTATTTCAAGGCGGATCGCAAGCGGCCGACCATTCCCGAAACCATCGCTTATTATCGCGCGCAGAATATCGCCTTCTGCCTGTTCACCGTCGATTGCGAGAGCGGCATCGGCGCCAAGCGGATCAGCAATTACGAGGTGGCGGAACTGGCCGCGAACGACAGCGACATCGTCATTCCCTTCGCCTCGATCGACCCGCGCAAGGGCAAGTATGGCGCGCGCGAGGCCCGCGACCTGGTCGAAAATTACGGGGTGAAGGGCTTCAAATTCCACGGTATCATGCAGGATTGCCATCCGGCCGACCGGGTCGCCTATCCCATCTATGAAGTCATCGCCGAATATAAGCTGCCCGCCATCTTCCACACCGGCCATTCGGGCATGGGCACCGGGATGCGCGGCGGCGGCGGGGTGCGGCTGAAATATGGCCAGCCGATCCTGGTGGACGATGTCGCGGTCGATTTTCCCGACATGAAGATCATCCTGGCCCATCCCAGCTGGCCTTGGACCGACGAAAGCCTGTCTATGGCGCTGCACAAGGACAATGTCTTCATGGACCTGTCAGGCTGGTCGCCCAAATATTTTCCGAAACAGGTGATCCAATACGCCAATACGCAGCTTAAACATAAGATGCTGTTTGGGTCCGACTGGCCTCTCATTCGCCCGGAAAAATGGATCGACGCCGCGCGGGAAGCGGGCTTCCGGGACGAAGTGCTGCCGCTCATCATGAAGGATAATGCGGTGAAATTGTTGGGATTGGGCTGA
- a CDS encoding PQQ-dependent dehydrogenase, methanol/ethanol family, which yields MRIAIALLVGTSLALSACGTGTSQEATAPAVTGGVDAARIIAAKPAEWLSTGRTYDEQRFSPLTAINQDTIGKLGLAWFADLDTNRGQEGTPLFIDGVLYTSTAWSMVKAYDARSGKLLWSYDPQVPRETLVKACCDAVNRGVAAWGDKLFVGTLDGRLIAIDRKSGKPVWSVVTLDQTKNYTITGAPRVVNGLVVIGNGGAEFGARGYVAAYDADTGKERWKFYTVPAQPGTEQEPDYLKKAAATWYGEWWKQGGGGTVWDAMAYDPELDLLYIGVGNGSPWNQTYRSEGKGDNLYLSSIVAVHAKTGAYAWHYQTTPGDSWDFTATQHIMLADMEMGGQKKKVLMQAPKNGFFYVLDRTNGKLLSAKNFVPVNWASGIDMKTGRPIENPAARYYKTGKPFIGSPGATGAHSWHPMAFDPKSRTVFIPANLAAFPYIPEKGWKANKLGFNVGVDIAAAAMPADKAVREAAMKATTGALIAWDPVAQKEKWRVSYKGPWNGGLLATGGDLVFQGTATGDFNAYATKDGRKLWSFPAQTGIVAAPISYELDGAQYVAVMAGWGGVWALAPGILSDKSGPSRNISRLLVFKLDGKAPLPPVPPLTAMPLDPPPSTASAAEIAAGGARFGRYCSTCHGDSAVGGSIVPDLRHSAALNDKATWQMIVHDGALKDNGMVSFASIFSAKEIEDIRAYVIHRANEDKTLESKPNAR from the coding sequence ATGCGGATCGCGATAGCGCTGCTGGTGGGAACGAGTCTGGCCCTGTCAGCTTGCGGCACGGGGACCAGCCAGGAAGCGACCGCCCCGGCCGTGACCGGCGGCGTGGATGCCGCACGCATCATCGCGGCCAAACCGGCCGAGTGGCTGTCCACCGGCCGCACCTATGACGAGCAGCGGTTCAGCCCGTTGACCGCGATCAACCAGGACACCATCGGGAAGCTGGGCCTCGCCTGGTTCGCTGACTTGGACACCAATCGTGGGCAGGAGGGCACGCCTCTCTTCATCGACGGCGTGCTCTACACCTCCACCGCCTGGAGCATGGTGAAGGCCTATGATGCGCGCAGCGGCAAGCTGCTCTGGTCTTATGACCCGCAGGTGCCGCGCGAAACCTTGGTCAAGGCCTGTTGCGACGCAGTCAATCGCGGCGTGGCGGCATGGGGCGACAAATTGTTCGTCGGCACATTGGACGGCCGCCTGATCGCGATCGACCGCAAGAGCGGCAAGCCGGTCTGGAGCGTCGTGACGCTCGACCAGACCAAGAATTACACCATCACCGGCGCACCGCGCGTGGTGAACGGGTTGGTCGTCATCGGCAATGGCGGGGCGGAGTTCGGCGCGCGCGGCTATGTCGCGGCCTATGATGCCGATACGGGCAAGGAGCGCTGGAAATTCTACACCGTCCCGGCCCAGCCCGGCACGGAACAAGAACCGGATTACCTCAAGAAAGCGGCCGCCACCTGGTATGGGGAGTGGTGGAAACAGGGCGGCGGCGGCACCGTATGGGACGCCATGGCCTATGACCCGGAGCTTGACCTGCTCTATATCGGCGTCGGCAATGGTTCGCCCTGGAACCAGACTTATCGCTCCGAAGGCAAGGGCGACAATCTCTATCTCTCATCGATCGTTGCAGTCCACGCCAAGACGGGCGCCTATGCCTGGCATTATCAGACGACGCCCGGCGATAGCTGGGACTTCACCGCCACCCAGCATATCATGCTCGCGGACATGGAGATGGGCGGCCAGAAGAAGAAAGTGCTGATGCAGGCGCCCAAGAACGGCTTTTTCTACGTTCTCGACCGCACCAACGGAAAGCTGCTGTCGGCGAAGAATTTTGTGCCGGTCAACTGGGCCAGCGGCATCGACATGAAGACCGGACGCCCGATCGAGAATCCGGCGGCGCGCTATTACAAAACCGGCAAGCCCTTCATCGGCTCCCCCGGCGCGACCGGCGCGCATAGCTGGCACCCTATGGCTTTTGATCCCAAGAGCCGGACCGTCTTCATCCCCGCCAACCTCGCCGCCTTCCCTTATATCCCGGAAAAGGGGTGGAAGGCGAACAAGCTAGGCTTCAACGTCGGCGTCGATATCGCAGCGGCCGCCATGCCCGCCGACAAGGCGGTGCGCGAGGCCGCGATGAAGGCGACCACCGGCGCGCTCATCGCCTGGGACCCGGTCGCACAGAAGGAAAAATGGCGCGTCTCCTATAAGGGACCATGGAATGGCGGGCTGCTGGCGACTGGCGGCGATCTGGTGTTTCAGGGCACGGCGACCGGGGATTTCAATGCCTATGCGACCAAGGATGGCCGCAAGCTCTGGTCCTTCCCGGCCCAAACCGGCATCGTCGCCGCGCCGATCAGCTATGAACTGGACGGCGCGCAATATGTGGCGGTGATGGCCGGCTGGGGCGGCGTCTGGGCGCTGGCCCCCGGCATCCTCTCCGACAAGAGCGGACCCAGCCGCAACATCAGCCGCCTGCTGGTGTTCAAGCTGGACGGCAAGGCCCCCCTGCCGCCCGTGCCGCCGCTTACCGCCATGCCGCTCGACCCGCCGCCCTCCACCGCCAGCGCGGCGGAGATTGCAGCGGGCGGCGCACGCTTCGGCCGCTATTGCAGCACCTGCCATGGCGATTCCGCGGTCGGCGGCAGCATCGTCCCCGACCTGCGCCACAGCGCCGCGCTTAACGACAAAGCCACCTGGCAGATGATCGTGCATGATGGCGCATTGAAGGATAATGGCATGGTCAGCTTCGCCTCGATCTTTTCCGCCAAGGAGATTGAGGATATCCGTGCTTACGTCATCCACCGCGCCAATGAGGACAAGACACTGGAAAGCAAGCCCAATGCCCGTTGA